In Glycine max cultivar Williams 82 chromosome 7, Glycine_max_v4.0, whole genome shotgun sequence, a single window of DNA contains:
- the LOC100500023 gene encoding uncharacterized protein LOC100500023 (The RefSeq protein has 1 substitution compared to this genomic sequence), whose product MFLCLKFSETMAKSPFKLEHPLERRQAESARITDKYPDRIPVIVEKAERSDIPDIDKKKYLVPADLTVGQFVYVVRKRIKVSAEKAIFVFVNNTLPPTAALMSSIYEENKDDDGFLYMTYSGENTFGSR is encoded by the exons ATGTTTCTCTGTTTGAAATTTTCAGAGACCATGGCCAAAAGCCCCTTCAAGCTTGAACATCCCTTGG AAAGAAGGCAGGCTGAGTCTGCTCGCATTAGAGACAAGTATCCTGATAGAATACCT GTGATTGTTGAGAAAGCTGAAAGAAGTGACATCCCAGACATCGATAAGAAGAA GTACCTTGTCCCAGCAGATTTGACTGTTGGCCAATTTGTTTATGTTGTCCGTAAAAGGATTAAGGTCAGTGCAGAGAaggctatttttgtttttgtcaataACACTCTACCTCCAACTG CCGCTTTGATGTCTTCTATTTATGAGGAAAATAAAGACGATGATGGTTTTCTTTACATGACTTACAGTGGAGAGAACACTTTCGGTTCTCGCTAG
- the LOC100500023 gene encoding uncharacterized protein isoform X1, producing the protein MAKSPFKLEHPLERRQAESARIRDKYPDRIPVIVEKAERSDIPDIDKKKYLVPADLTVGQFVYVVRKRIKVSAEKAIFVFVNNTLPPTAALMSSIYEENKDDDGFLYMTYSGENTFGSR; encoded by the exons ATGGCCAAAAGCCCCTTCAAGCTTGAACATCCCTTGG AAAGAAGGCAGGCTGAGTCTGCTCGCATTAGAGACAAGTATCCTGATAGAATACCT GTGATTGTTGAGAAAGCTGAAAGAAGTGACATCCCAGACATCGATAAGAAGAA GTACCTTGTCCCAGCAGATTTGACTGTTGGCCAATTTGTTTATGTTGTCCGTAAAAGGATTAAGGTCAGTGCAGAGAaggctatttttgtttttgtcaataACACTCTACCTCCAACTG CCGCTTTGATGTCTTCTATTTATGAGGAAAATAAAGACGATGATGGTTTTCTTTACATGACTTACAGTGGAGAGAACACTTTCGGTTCTCGCTAG
- the LOC100792032 gene encoding probable beta-1,3-galactosyltransferase 2 isoform X3 gives MSMKSKGACVEVSGRNVLHRKWALLLCVASFCAGMFFTNRIWSMAEYKEISRASTEIERIKLNSEGCNLNLVVRPSSNYSQVEVSNTQNVVKKPKTFESTPRKKYFMVIGINTAFSSRKHRDTVHATWMPQVVERKKLEEEKGIIIRLVTATLGLALTMHRRKPRVYIGCMKSGPVLAQKGVKYHEPEYWKFGEVGNKYFRHATGQLYAISQDLAAYISINQDVLHKYANEDVSLGSWFIGLDVDHVDDRKMCCGTPPD, from the exons ATGTCTATGAAGAGCAAGGGAGCATGTGTAGAAGTGAGTGGAAGGAATGTCTTACATAGGAAATGGGCTCTTCTGCTTTGTGTGGCAAGCTTCTGTGCTGGAATGTTCTTTACCAATAG GATATGGTCGATGGCTGAATATAAAGAAATTTCGAGGGCTTCTACTGAGATTGAAAGAATAAAACTAAACTCTGAGGGCTGTAATCTAAATCTA GTTGTAAGGCCTAGCTCCAATTACAGTCAAGTGGAAGTTTCAAATACACAGAATGTTGTCAA GAAACCAA AGACATTTGAATCAACtccaaggaaaaaatatttcatgGTTATAGGGATCAATACAGCTTTTAGTAGCAGGAAGCACAGAGATACTGTTCATGCAACTTGGATGCCACAAG ttgtggaaagaaagaaGTTGGAGGAAGAAAAGGGCATAATCATACGATTGGTCACGG CAACACTTGGATTGGCTCTGACTATGCATCGTAGGAAACCTCGGGTGTATATTGGGTGCATGAAATCTGGtcctgtccttgctcagaa GGGAGTGAAATACCATGAACCAGAATACTGGAAGTTTGGAGAGGTGGGAAACAAGTACTTCCGTCATGCTACAGGACAATTATATGCCATTTCACAAGATTTGGCTGCTTATATATCGATAAATCA GGATGTGCTGCATAAATATGCTAATGAAGATGTCTCATTGGGATCTTGGTTTATTGGTTTGGATGTGGATCATGTTGATGATAGGAAAATGTGTTGTGGCACACCCCCTG ATTGA
- the LOC106794173 gene encoding ankyrin repeat domain-containing protein 13C isoform X1: protein MARSTTPPTIKPENYGHSPVHYAVALGDHTTLSRITSSLPRLPDPSLIQTESDSLAQEKIADQISLVLDRRDVPYRETPLHLAVRLNDLFAARALATAGADVSLQNSAGWNSLQEALCRRASDIALVLLRLHHRNAWSKWRRRLPRVIAALRRMRDFYMEISFHFESSVIPFVGKIAPSDTYKIWKRDGNLRADTSLAGFDGLKIQRADQSFLFLGDVDHTHDVPSGSLLVLNRDDRKIFDAFENAGGPMNESDVAGFCSQTSVYRPGMDVTKAELVGRTNWRRQEKIESVGEWKAKVYEMHNVVFSFRSRKVAGGDSDVAGSEQVLPLELDEDDDGFLVAENPNFGFPMPDKRRHSSFVREEREWVPMGRKSVDLTSVTAPQPRRSPQSVTMPQTKEKEYVRSLRPSVWLTEQFPLKTEELLPLLDILANKVKAVRRLRELLTTTFPPGTFPVKWVQVAIPVVPTVRVVITFTKFVELQPLEQFYTPFSSPRHLLLSASRGGDEQQSKAENRCSSSSSSTWLRRNNSVSNKQRCMALDSDPFAIPAGYTWTSVDDKSRKMKKSKSVRKSK, encoded by the exons ATGGCCAGGTCCACCACTCCTCCGACGATCAAACCGGAAAATTACGGCCACAGTCCGGTTCACTACGCCGTCGCTTTGGGCGACCACACCACCCTCTCCAGAATCACCTCCTCACTCCCTCGTCTCCCCGATCCCTCTCTAATTCAAACCGAATCCGATTCCCTCGCTCAAGAAAAAATCGCTGATCAGATCTCCCTCGTCCTCGACCGCCGCGACGTTCCTTATAGAGAAACTCCTCTCCACCTCGCCGTCCGACTTAACGACCTTTTCGCCGCTCGCGCCCTCGCTACCGCCGGCGCCGACGTCTCCCTCCAGAACTCCGCCGGCTGGAACTCTTTGCAGGAGGCGCTATGCCGCCGCGCCTCCGACATCGCGCTCGTCCTCCTCCGTCTCCACCACCGAAACGCCTGGTCCAAGTGGCGCCGCCGCCTCCCGCGCGTCATCGCCGCGCTCCGCCGCATGCGCGACTTTTACATGGAGATCTCCTTCCACTTCGAGAGCTCCGTCATTCCCTTCGTCGGCAAGATTGCCCCCTCCGACACCTACAAAATCTGGAAGCGCGACGGCAACCTCCGCGCTGACACCTCTCTCGCCGGCTTCGACGGCCTTAAGATCCAGCGCGCCGACCAAAGCTTCCTCTTCCTCGGCGACGTCGATCACACGCACGACGTCCCCTCCGGTTCGCTCCTCGTCCTCAACCGCGACGACCGCAAAATCTTCGACGCCTTCGAGAACGCCGGAGGACCGATGAATGAGTCCGACGTTGCCGGATTCTGCTCGCAGACGAGCGTGTACCGTCCCGGTATGGACGTGACGAAGGCAGAGCTTGTAGGCAGAACGAATTGGCGAAGACAAGAGAAAATAGAGAGCGTGGGGGAGTGGAAGGCAAAAGTGTACGAAATGCACAACGTGGTTTTCAGTTTCCGATCACGGAAAGTGGCCGGCGGAGATTCTGACGTGGCAGGGAGCGAGCAGGTGCTGCCGTTGGAACTGGACGAAGACGACGACGGTTTTCTCGTTGCGGAGAATCCGAATTTCGGGTTCCCAATGCCAGACAAGAGAAGACACAGTAGCTTCGTTCGAGAAGAGAGAGAGTGGGTCCCAATGGGAAGGAAAAGCGTCGACCTAACGTCCGTAACGGCCCCACAGCCGCGAAGGTCACCGCAAAGCGTGACCATGCCACAGACCAAGGAAAAGGAGTACGTTAGAAGCTTACGGCCGTCAGTGTGGCTAACGGAGCAGTTTCCATTAAAGACCGAGGAGCTTCTGCCGTTACTCGACATACTCGCTAATAAGGTCAAAGCAGTGAGGAGGCTCAGAGAGTTACTCACTACCACGTTCCCGCCGGGAACATTCCCCGTTAAG tGGGTTCAGGTGGCTATACCGGTGGTCCCTACGGTGAGGGTGGTGATTACGTTCACAAAGTTCGTGGAGCTGCAACCTCTGGAGCAATTCTACACTCCATTCTCGAGCCCAAGGCATTTGCTCCTCAGTGCAAGCAGAGGAGGAGATGAGCAACAGAGCAAAGCAGAAAACAGGTGCTCTTCTTCGAGCTCATCGACGTGGCTGAGACGAAATAATAGCGTGTCGAATAAGCAACGATGTATGGCATTGGATTCGGACCCTTTTGCGATTCCTGCGGGATACACATGGACCAGTGTGGATGATAAATCTCGTAAAATGAAGAAATCCAAGTCCGTCAGAAAGTCTAAGTAA
- the GLYI-7 gene encoding putative lactoylglutathione lyase codes for MADLLEWSKQDKKRMLHVVYRVGDLDRTIKFYTECLGMKLLRQRDIPEEKYANAFLGFGPEESHFVVELTYNYGVTSYDIGDGFGHFAIATQDIYKLVEHIRAKGGNITREPGPVQGGTTVIAFVKDPDGYTFGLIQRPTVHDPFCQVMLRVGDLERSIKFYEKALGMKVVRKVDKPEYKYTIAMLGYGEEHETTVLELTYNYGVTEYSKGNAYAQIAIGTDDVYKSAEVVNQVIKEVGGKITRQPGPIPGLNTKTTSFLDPDGWKTVLVDNVDFLEELK; via the exons ATGGCTGACTTGTTGGAATGGTCAAAGCAAGATAAGAAACGAATGCTTCATGTCGTCTACCGTGTTGGTGACCTTGATCGCACCATCAA ATTTTACACAGAATGTTTAGGAATGAAGCTTTTGAGGCAAAGAGATATCCCAGAGGAGAAATATGCTAATGCTTTTCTTGGATTTGGCCCTGAAGAATCCCATTTTGTTGTTGAATTAACATATA ATTATGGGGTTACCTCGTATGACATTGGCGATGGCTTTGGACATTTTGCAATTGCAACTCAGGAC atttataaaTTGGTTGAGCACATCAGGGCCAAGGGTGGAAACATCACAAGGGAACCTGGTCCAGTTCAAGGTGGAACTACTGTTATCGCCTTTGTTAAGGATCCTGATGGTTATACTTTTGGACTTATCCAAAGACCTACAGTCCATGACCCATTTTGTCAAGTAATGCTTCGTGTTGGTGATTTAGAGCGCTCAATTAAGTTTTATGAAAAG GCTTTGGGCATGAAGGTGGTGAGGAAGGTTGATAAGCCTGAGTACAAG TACACTATAGCTATGCTCGGGTATGGAGAGGAGCACGAGACAACTGTGTTGGAGTTGACATATAACTATGGTGTGACTGAATACTCTAAGGGAAATGCTTATGCACAG ATTGCCATTGGTACTGATGATGTATATAAGAGTGCTGAGGTAGTTAACCAAGTCATAAAAGAGGTTGGAGGGAAGATTACTCGGCAACCAGGGCCAATTCCTGGCCTTAATACAAAAACCACTTCGTTTTTAGATCCAGATGGATGGAAAACT GTCTTGGTTGACAACGTTGATTTCTTGGAAGAACTGAAGTGA
- the LOC100792032 gene encoding probable beta-1,3-galactosyltransferase 2 isoform X1 yields MSMKSKGACVEVSGRNVLHRKWALLLCVASFCAGMFFTNRIWSMAEYKEISRASTEIERIKLNSEGCNLNLVVRPSSNYSQVEVSNTQNVVKKPKTFESTPRKKYFMVIGINTAFSSRKHRDTVHATWMPQVVERKKLEEEKGIIIRLVTATLGLALTMHRRKPRVYIGCMKSGPVLAQKGVKYHEPEYWKFGEVGNKYFRHATGQLYAISQDLAAYISINQDVLHKYANEDVSLGSWFIGLDVDHVDDRKMCCGTPPVVVLPSCRLRVESAGW; encoded by the exons ATGTCTATGAAGAGCAAGGGAGCATGTGTAGAAGTGAGTGGAAGGAATGTCTTACATAGGAAATGGGCTCTTCTGCTTTGTGTGGCAAGCTTCTGTGCTGGAATGTTCTTTACCAATAG GATATGGTCGATGGCTGAATATAAAGAAATTTCGAGGGCTTCTACTGAGATTGAAAGAATAAAACTAAACTCTGAGGGCTGTAATCTAAATCTA GTTGTAAGGCCTAGCTCCAATTACAGTCAAGTGGAAGTTTCAAATACACAGAATGTTGTCAA GAAACCAA AGACATTTGAATCAACtccaaggaaaaaatatttcatgGTTATAGGGATCAATACAGCTTTTAGTAGCAGGAAGCACAGAGATACTGTTCATGCAACTTGGATGCCACAAG ttgtggaaagaaagaaGTTGGAGGAAGAAAAGGGCATAATCATACGATTGGTCACGG CAACACTTGGATTGGCTCTGACTATGCATCGTAGGAAACCTCGGGTGTATATTGGGTGCATGAAATCTGGtcctgtccttgctcagaa GGGAGTGAAATACCATGAACCAGAATACTGGAAGTTTGGAGAGGTGGGAAACAAGTACTTCCGTCATGCTACAGGACAATTATATGCCATTTCACAAGATTTGGCTGCTTATATATCGATAAATCA GGATGTGCTGCATAAATATGCTAATGAAGATGTCTCATTGGGATCTTGGTTTATTGGTTTGGATGTGGATCATGTTGATGATAGGAAAATGTGTTGTGGCACACCCCCTG taGTAGTGCTACCCTCCTGCAGATTGAGAGTGGAAAGCGCAGGCTGGTAA
- the LOC100792032 gene encoding probable beta-1,3-galactosyltransferase 2 isoform X2 has protein sequence MSMKSKGACVEVSGRNVLHRKWALLLCVASFCAGMFFTNRIWSMAEYKEISRASTEIERIKLNSEGCNLNLVVRPSSNYSQVEVSNTQNVVKKPKTFESTPRKKYFMVIGINTAFSSRKHRDTVHATWMPQVVERKKLEEEKGIIIRLVTATLGLALTMHRRKPRVYIGCMKSEYWKFGEVGNKYFRHATGQLYAISQDLAAYISINQDVLHKYANEDVSLGSWFIGLDVDHVDDRKMCCGTPPVVVLPSCRLRVESAGW, from the exons ATGTCTATGAAGAGCAAGGGAGCATGTGTAGAAGTGAGTGGAAGGAATGTCTTACATAGGAAATGGGCTCTTCTGCTTTGTGTGGCAAGCTTCTGTGCTGGAATGTTCTTTACCAATAG GATATGGTCGATGGCTGAATATAAAGAAATTTCGAGGGCTTCTACTGAGATTGAAAGAATAAAACTAAACTCTGAGGGCTGTAATCTAAATCTA GTTGTAAGGCCTAGCTCCAATTACAGTCAAGTGGAAGTTTCAAATACACAGAATGTTGTCAA GAAACCAA AGACATTTGAATCAACtccaaggaaaaaatatttcatgGTTATAGGGATCAATACAGCTTTTAGTAGCAGGAAGCACAGAGATACTGTTCATGCAACTTGGATGCCACAAG ttgtggaaagaaagaaGTTGGAGGAAGAAAAGGGCATAATCATACGATTGGTCACGG CAACACTTGGATTGGCTCTGACTATGCATCGTAGGAAACCTCGGGTGTATATTGGGTGCATGAAATCTG AATACTGGAAGTTTGGAGAGGTGGGAAACAAGTACTTCCGTCATGCTACAGGACAATTATATGCCATTTCACAAGATTTGGCTGCTTATATATCGATAAATCA GGATGTGCTGCATAAATATGCTAATGAAGATGTCTCATTGGGATCTTGGTTTATTGGTTTGGATGTGGATCATGTTGATGATAGGAAAATGTGTTGTGGCACACCCCCTG taGTAGTGCTACCCTCCTGCAGATTGAGAGTGGAAAGCGCAGGCTGGTAA
- the LOC106794173 gene encoding ankyrin repeat domain-containing protein 13C isoform X2, with translation MARSTTPPTIKPENYGHSPVHYAVALGDHTTLSRITSSLPRLPDPSLIQTESDSLAQEKIADQISLVLDRRDVPYRETPLHLAVRLNDLFAARALATAGADVSLQNSAGWNSLQEALCRRASDIALVLLRLHHRNAWSKWRRRLPRVIAALRRMRDFYMEISFHFESSVIPFVGKIAPSDTYKIWKRDGNLRADTSLAGFDGLKIQRADQSFLFLGDVDHTHDVPSGSLLVLNRDDRKIFDAFENAGGPMNESDVAGFCSQTSVYRPGMDVTKAELVGRTNWRRQEKIESVGEWKAKVYEMHNVVFSFRSRKVAGGDSDVAGSEQVLPLELDEDDDGFLVAENPNFGFPMPDKRRHSSFVREEREWVPMGRKSVDLTSVTAPQPRRSPQSVTMPQTKEKEYVRSLRPSVWLTEQFPLKTEELLPLLDILANKVKAVRRLRELLTTTFPPGTFPVKVAIPVVPTVRVVITFTKFVELQPLEQFYTPFSSPRHLLLSASRGGDEQQSKAENRCSSSSSSTWLRRNNSVSNKQRCMALDSDPFAIPAGYTWTSVDDKSRKMKKSKSVRKSK, from the exons ATGGCCAGGTCCACCACTCCTCCGACGATCAAACCGGAAAATTACGGCCACAGTCCGGTTCACTACGCCGTCGCTTTGGGCGACCACACCACCCTCTCCAGAATCACCTCCTCACTCCCTCGTCTCCCCGATCCCTCTCTAATTCAAACCGAATCCGATTCCCTCGCTCAAGAAAAAATCGCTGATCAGATCTCCCTCGTCCTCGACCGCCGCGACGTTCCTTATAGAGAAACTCCTCTCCACCTCGCCGTCCGACTTAACGACCTTTTCGCCGCTCGCGCCCTCGCTACCGCCGGCGCCGACGTCTCCCTCCAGAACTCCGCCGGCTGGAACTCTTTGCAGGAGGCGCTATGCCGCCGCGCCTCCGACATCGCGCTCGTCCTCCTCCGTCTCCACCACCGAAACGCCTGGTCCAAGTGGCGCCGCCGCCTCCCGCGCGTCATCGCCGCGCTCCGCCGCATGCGCGACTTTTACATGGAGATCTCCTTCCACTTCGAGAGCTCCGTCATTCCCTTCGTCGGCAAGATTGCCCCCTCCGACACCTACAAAATCTGGAAGCGCGACGGCAACCTCCGCGCTGACACCTCTCTCGCCGGCTTCGACGGCCTTAAGATCCAGCGCGCCGACCAAAGCTTCCTCTTCCTCGGCGACGTCGATCACACGCACGACGTCCCCTCCGGTTCGCTCCTCGTCCTCAACCGCGACGACCGCAAAATCTTCGACGCCTTCGAGAACGCCGGAGGACCGATGAATGAGTCCGACGTTGCCGGATTCTGCTCGCAGACGAGCGTGTACCGTCCCGGTATGGACGTGACGAAGGCAGAGCTTGTAGGCAGAACGAATTGGCGAAGACAAGAGAAAATAGAGAGCGTGGGGGAGTGGAAGGCAAAAGTGTACGAAATGCACAACGTGGTTTTCAGTTTCCGATCACGGAAAGTGGCCGGCGGAGATTCTGACGTGGCAGGGAGCGAGCAGGTGCTGCCGTTGGAACTGGACGAAGACGACGACGGTTTTCTCGTTGCGGAGAATCCGAATTTCGGGTTCCCAATGCCAGACAAGAGAAGACACAGTAGCTTCGTTCGAGAAGAGAGAGAGTGGGTCCCAATGGGAAGGAAAAGCGTCGACCTAACGTCCGTAACGGCCCCACAGCCGCGAAGGTCACCGCAAAGCGTGACCATGCCACAGACCAAGGAAAAGGAGTACGTTAGAAGCTTACGGCCGTCAGTGTGGCTAACGGAGCAGTTTCCATTAAAGACCGAGGAGCTTCTGCCGTTACTCGACATACTCGCTAATAAGGTCAAAGCAGTGAGGAGGCTCAGAGAGTTACTCACTACCACGTTCCCGCCGGGAACATTCCCCGTTAAG GTGGCTATACCGGTGGTCCCTACGGTGAGGGTGGTGATTACGTTCACAAAGTTCGTGGAGCTGCAACCTCTGGAGCAATTCTACACTCCATTCTCGAGCCCAAGGCATTTGCTCCTCAGTGCAAGCAGAGGAGGAGATGAGCAACAGAGCAAAGCAGAAAACAGGTGCTCTTCTTCGAGCTCATCGACGTGGCTGAGACGAAATAATAGCGTGTCGAATAAGCAACGATGTATGGCATTGGATTCGGACCCTTTTGCGATTCCTGCGGGATACACATGGACCAGTGTGGATGATAAATCTCGTAAAATGAAGAAATCCAAGTCCGTCAGAAAGTCTAAGTAA